The following proteins come from a genomic window of Labeo rohita strain BAU-BD-2019 chromosome 25, IGBB_LRoh.1.0, whole genome shotgun sequence:
- the klhdc4 gene encoding kelch domain-containing protein 4 yields the protein MGKKGKKEKKVKGAEKTAAKMEKKVSKRSKREEEDLEALIAEFQSLDAKKTQVVETPCPSPSPRLNASLCAHPEKDELILFGGEFFNGKKTFLYNELFFYNIKKNTWVKVEIPNPPPRRCAQQAVVVPQGGGQMWIFGGEFASPDGEQFYHYKDLWVLHLGTRTWEQIKAPGAPSGRSGHRMVLSKRQLLVFGGFHESTRDYIYYNDIHAFNLDTFTWSRLQPTGTGPCPRSACQMTTSPDGNGVIIYGGYSKSRAKKDVDKGTIHSDMFLLRREGKEEQEKWTWTRVNPSGVKPPPRSGFSLAVGPGGRALLFGGVCDEEDEESLEGDFFNDLYFYDINKNRWFPAQLKGNKSEKKKRRRGKKGEQTNETEGEKEEPQGPTEIIKEIVAEDGTVMTIKEVIPASQAEEDSEEEEEEEDGQEEEEAAAMAPLVEPCPRSSAMATVKHGKLYLYGGMFEVGDRQFTLADLYSLDLHKMDLWDVLVEMDPKTQEWLEESESEDDEGEEEAAAKGGDDEEDDEEEEESEEESEEDADHPPVKPGEALADYQTRTEKYWVGLARANMGPDAKEKKVQKVGHAMAKVFFEDQE from the exons ATGggtaaaaaaggtaaaaaagaaaagaaagtgaAAGGAGCGGAGAAAACCGCCGCTAAAATGGAGAAGAAGGTGTCAAAAAGATCAAAAAGAGAAGAG GAGGATTTAGAGGCTTTAATTGCAGAATTTCAGTCTCTGGATGCCAAAAAGACGCAGGTGGTGGAGACGCCGTGTCCCTCTCCGTCCCCCAG GTTGAATGCTTCTCTATGTGCGCATCCCGAAAAAGACGAGCTGATTTTATTCGGAGGAGAATTTTTCAATGGGAAGAAA acattTCTATACAATGAATTATTCTTCTACAACATTAAGAAAAACACCTGGGTAAAGGTGGAGATCCCAAACCCTCCTCCACGACGCTGCGCTCAGCAG GCTGTGGTAGTTCCCCAGGGTGGAGGGCAGATGTGGATATTTGGAGGGGAGTTTGCGTCCCCTGACGGTGAGCAGTTCTATCACTACAAAGATCTGTGGGTGCTCCACCTGGGGACACGCACATGGGAGCAAATCAA AGCTCCTGGTGCTCCGTCTGGCAGGAGCGGACATCGCATGGTCCTGAGCAAACGACAGCTGCTTGTGTTTGGAGGTTTCCATGAGAGCACCAG GGATTATATCTATTACAATGATATTCATGCTTTTAACCTGGACACGTTCACATGGAGCCGTCTCCAGCCCACAGGAACTGGCCCCTGTCCCCGTTCAGCCTGTCAAATGACCACCAGTCCCGACGGCAATGGTGTCATCATCTATGGCGGATACTCCAAAAGT AGAGCGAAGAAGGATGTGGATAAAGGAACCATCCATTCTGACATGTTCCTGCTGAGGAGGGAAGGCAAAGAGGAGCAAG AAAAGTGGACATGGACACGAGTGAACCCTTCGGGAGTCAAACCCCCTCCTCGATCTGGCTTCTCTCTGGCGGTGGGCCCCGGGGGCCGGGCGCTGCTCTTCGGTGGCGTCTGTGATGAGGAAGATGAGGAGTCTCTGGAAGGAGACTTTTTTAACGACCTTTACTTTTATGATATCAACAAAAACCGGTGGTTTCCTGCTCAGCTAAAG gGCAACAAGTCAGAAAAGAAGAAGAGGCGCCGTGGGAAGAAGGGAGAACAGACGAATGAAACTGAAGGGGAGAAAGAGGAGCCACAAGGTCCCACTGAGATTATTAAAGAGATTGTGGCTGAGGATGGAACGGTTATGACCATCAAGGAAGTGATTCCAGCCTCACAGGCAGAGGAGGAcagtgaggaggaggaggaagaggaggatggccaggaggaggaggaggcggCTGCAATGGCTCCCCTGGTGGAGCCCTGTCCTCGCTCCAGTGCCATGGCAACGGTGAAGCATGGCAAGTTGTACTTGTATGGTGGAATGTTTGAGGTGGGAGATCGACAGTTCACACTCGCTGATCTCTACAGCCTGGACTTGCATAAGATGGACCTGTGGGACGTTCTAGTGGAAATGGACCCCA AGACACAGGAGTGGCTGgaagaatcagaatcagaagaTGATGAAGGTGAAGAAGAAGCAGCAGCAAAGGGCGGTGATGATGAGGAAGAtgatgaggaagaggaggaatccgaagaggagagtgaagaaG ATGCAGACCATCCTCCGGTAAAGCCTGGGGAAGCGCTTGCGGATTATCAAACACGGACTGAGAAGTACTGGGTGGGTCTGGCCCGAGCAAACATGGGTCCTGACGCCAAAGAGAAGAAAGTACAAAAGGTTGGCCATGCCATGGCCAAGGTGTTCTTCGAGGATCAGGAATGA